GCTGATCGCGGTGGCGGGCGGCCTGACCCTGGCCACCAATATTCTGGTATCCCAGGCCTTCGGGGCCAAAAACCTCAGCCGCGTCCGTACCATAGCGCAGAACTCGTTCCTGCTCACCGCGATGGTGAGCGTTGTATGCCTCGTCGTGGGCCGCCTCACCGCGGCGTTGCTCGTGCGCGCGACCAATACGCCCGCGGATGTCGTGCCCATCGCTGTCTCCTATCTGCGCCTGTTCCTCTTCATCACGCCGTTCATGTTCGGCATCTTCCATCTGTCTTCCGTACTGCGCGGCGTGGGCGACTCGAAGACGCCCCTCTATTTCCAGGCCGCCTCGCTGCTGCTCACCGGCATTCTCGATCCCATACTGATGTTCGGCTGGCTGGGCGCGCCCCGGCTCGGTCTGAACGGCACCGCCGTCGCGACCATTATTGCCACTACCCTCGCATTCGTCACGCTTTCCGCGTACCTCCGCCGTATCGGCCATATCGCGGCGCCCGCGTGGGGCCGCTGGAAACTCGACGCGGCGCTGAGCCGGCTCACCCTCAAGATCGGCCTGCCGTCGATGCTGCAGCAAAGTTTCGTCGCCGTGGGCATCCTGCTGATTGTAGGTCTCGTCAACGGCTTCGGCGCGCATTGCGCCGCGGCCTACGGCGTCGGCATGCGCATCGACCAGCTTGCCTTCATGCCCGCCATGGCCATGGGCATGGCCGCCTCGACGCTCGCCGGGCAGAACATCGGCGCATTGCGCTTCAACCGCGTCGGCGCGGTGCTCCGCTGGGCTATTCTCATCGCGTTTCTGCTGACCTTGCCGGGCTCCATCGCGACGCTGGCTATTCCGCGGCATTTGATGGGCCTGTTCACACCCGACGCCGACGTGGTCGAAACAGGCGCGCATTATCTGCGTATCGCCGGGGTCAGCTACCTCTTCGTGGCCGTCATGTTCTCGACCAACGGCGTGATCAACGGGTCCGGGCACACCATTCCCACCACGATCTTCACACTCGTCGTCTTCTACGCCGTGCGCATTCCGCTCGCCGTGCTGCTCTCGCGGCGTCTCGGGCACGTCGAAGGCATCTGGTACGCCATTCTCGCCAGCTACACCATCGGCGTGACCATGGGCCTGATCTATTACCGCTCCGGACTCTGGAAGAAACCTGTTCACACGCGGCCGAGGCACGCGCCCCCTGAAACGCCCGCGGCCCCCGCCGGAGAGGAAGGCGCATAGCGCCCTCACCGGAGGCTATCCCAAAGCCCGCGTGACCAGCGAAAGCGCGCATCCGGTATGAAGACACCATTGAAAGAACCGGAGCGACTCTGCCTGCGTTTTGCAGGGGCGAGGCATGCCTTCCCCCTACAACAGGCATGAATCACGTTCTGGGATAGTCTCTACCCTTCGGGAAACGCGATGTATTCCGGCGCCACGCGCGCCGTGAGCCATATTCCATTCTCGGAACAGAAGAAGTCATGGCCTGCCGCATGCATCGCGCCCGCGTTCACGGCCAGCACCACGGGTTTGCCGTAGCGGCTGCCCACCTTGCGCGCTGTAACCGCGTCCAATGACAGGTGAACGTGATGCCTCCGCCTGGGAAGCAGCCCCTGTTCGCGGATCGCGTTTAGAAAGCGCGTGGCCGTGCCGTGATACAGCAGTTCCGGCGGCGTCCGCGGCGTAAGCCCGAGGTCAACCTGCACCGAATGCCCCTGATTCGCCCGGATGCGCGCTCCGTCCTCGCTCAGCGCAAAGCGCTGCTTGTCGTTGTCACGCACGACTGCGCACAATCGTTCTCTGGTCAGAGGCACGCCCTGCTGATTGGCCTTCTCGAGCAGGTCATCGACCGAAGTCCATCCGGCTTCATCCAGCGCAATGCCGATGCGCTCCGGTTTGTGCCGGAGCACATGGCTCAGGAACTTGCTGATTCTGACGAGGTCTTGAGACATGGCTTGTTCGTCGCTTGTCGTGAAAAACCACGCTGCCGCGGCCATTACTCGCTTTGTTCCACGGCAATAATCACGGCCTCCGTAAGATGCTTCTCGTCGAAAGGAATGCGCAACTCGATCCGGTGGTCTTCGAGAGACGCGGCACCGTCCTTGGCATATGGATTGTGCCGTTTCGCGGGCCAATGAACCGACGCTGAGCCCGGCAATTCAAAATGACAACCCGCATAGGCGAGTCCCCGGCCCAGTTCCGGGCCCGCCCAATCAAACGGGATCTCGCCCAGCACCGTCTCCTGTCCTCCGTCCGTCCTCAGCGATTCGCCCAAGTGCGGCAGCAACGTGAGATGCGCCGCCACAGGCAGTCCGGAATCGACCGTCGCGTCCAGTTGGATACCCAGGCGCTTCGCATCGAGCACGGCTACGCGTACCCGGCATTCCTCGGCCCCATGTTTCAGGTCAAGTCCCAACGCGGGCTCGAGAACGAGCGTCGCGCTGCCGGGCACGTGATACAACTCGCCTTTCGGCTCGAAATCCGGCGACGTATCCCCCGGCTCGTGCCGCAACAGCGACGGGTCGCCGACAGTGAACGTACTCCAAGCCGGCTGCAGCTTCGTGTTGCCGCCGCCAAGGATCAATCCGGCACGTTCATGATAGACGCTCAAGAGGTTCTGCCGGTCCTGCAGCCACCGGCTGTCCGGAACCGGGCTGCAGTACGCGGACACGCAAAGAAACCACGGGCCTTGACGCAGCGTCGCCGCGCGGGGCATGCCGCCTTCCGTCAGCACGAACGGCCCCGCCGTCTCCGCCTCGATGGCGACCGGGCCCTCGACGCCATAGAGAAGCAACGAGGCGATCAGGTCGGCGTCGAGCGCGTCCGTCTCGCGCCGCGACCATTGCCGTTGCAGATACGCGCGTCCCTCGGCAGTGAAGGTAAACCCCACGTTGCCCGCGTTCACGCCCGGCTCATAGGGGTTGCGCTCATCAATAGTCTCCACCCGCGCCCCGTTAGGATAGGTGAACCGCAGGTGGAACACCGCGGCGCGCTCCAGCGCCGCCAGCACTTCCGCGTCGTGCGATAGCGCGTAGTAGGTCCCGAGTGCGTCGGCGTACACGAAATTGTAGGCGACCACGGGCCCTTCGCCCTCGGACCAGTACCCGCCCTCGTGCTGTTCCGCGGCCACGCGGCGCAGGAATCCCTCCGCCTGGTCGCACCACTCGGGACGGTCAAGCGTCTTGCCAGCGATGTACAACCCCATCGCGTGATGCGATGGAATGTTGTGCACGCGCCCCAAGGCGCTTTTCGCAATCCTGCCGTACCCGAGCGCCAGCGCCTGCGCCCACTGCCCGCGCTGTTCCGCGGGCATGTCGTCCTCAATCAGCGCAAACGCACGCACCCACCGGGAATAGGTCCACGGCATATGAATCCGGCCCCACGTGCTGCCATCTTTCTTGCGGAATTCCCACCGGCCGTCCGCGTCGGCGTCGGCGATGAGCGCATCGCCCGCCTTCATGACCGCCTCGAGCAGCGCGGCGCTCTTGTAGTGGGGATTGTCCGCGCGCTCCAGCGCATACGCCACGGCCAAGGGGTACATCGGATGCTGGTCATTGACGACCCAGATGCCGCCGCCGAAATGGCCCGTGGCTGGGTCAAACGACTTCAGCAGCCTGGGAATCTGCTCGATGAGTTGACGCGCAAGGTTTTCCTTGTAGACCAGGTCTTCCGCAAGCAGCAATCGCGGAAAGAAGCAGACGGCCAGGGCCAGCACAAGCTTGTTCCTCACGGTCATCCTCCTTCTTGCGATGTCGAGGCGCGCGCCCGCGCTTGCCGCCGCGGTACCAGTGCGGTCAACCTGCGCTCCTCTCCTTCGCCGCAATATGTTTCGCCAGCATGTCCATATAGTCTGCGCCGTGCAGCGTCCTGGCCAGCGCGACATGGTCCGTATCGTCCGCGAGACCGTCGTCTTCCCGGTATTGCCCCAGGTAGTGATGAATGAGTTCATGCGCCAGCACGTGCGTGTAATACCACAAGGACATCGAGCCGGGCTTGGGCCAGGACACAACGACATGGTCCTGCCTGTCATGACACTCGGCGTCAAACAGCGCCAGCGAACGCAGAAAACCGGCGCTTGCCCCTTCCAATCGCCACACCTTGGGCAGCGAATAGAGAATGACTGCGCGTTCGTTGCGCCAATAGCATCCGAATGGTTCTCCAATACGGTCGCTTTTCCGGGGCCGCAGCTCGATCCGCTTCAAACCCGCGATATACAGAAACGGCAACATGTGCAGGACGTGCGTGATGTCCTCGCGGTCCAGCGGGTGGACATCCCCCGGCGCCGCCGCTTCTTCGTGGACCTCAGGATATCGCAGCACTGCCGGTGTTCCGGACGGGCCGCCTGACGCACGCGCCGTCATCAATGTAACCCTCCCGCCTGCGTTCGTGTGCAATCACGCCCTTATGAAAGCCGCAACGCCTCCCGCTTGGCCTCCGCGATGACCCGCGCTGCCTCGTGCCAGTCCTCGGCAGGCAGGGCACCGTCCGCCGCGGGCACAATCGACGCGATATGCTCGGGTGTCTTGATGCCGACAATCGCGCTGGTTACCGCCGGATGCGTCAGCAGCCAGCGAATCGAGAACTGCGCCACGGTGAGGTTGTGCTTCTCCGCGAGCGGGCGCAGCGCATCGAGCGCGTCGATCATGCAATGGAAGGACCGCCCCTGATATAGCGCAAGGTTTCTGCGGTCGTCGTCGAACTGCGTGTCGCGCGTATACTTGCCCGTCAACAGGCCCCGATGCAGCGAGGAATACGTGATCACGCCGATCCGTTCACGGAGGCAGAACGGCAGTTCCCGCGACTCGGCCTCACGGTCAATCATGTTGTAGAGGGGCTGGAGCGACGCGACGTCGACATAGCGCAAGTACAGCGCCATCTGCTCGACGTTCAGGTTGCTCACGCCGAAAAGGCGCACCTTGCCTTCCTGCTGCAACCGGCCCAGCGCCGCAGCCACCTCGTCCGGCCGCGTAAGAGGGTCCCAGGCATGGACCTGAAACAGGTCGATGTAATCCGTCTTCAGCCTGCGCAGGGCGTCTTCACATTCCTGGATAATGAACGCATACGAGGTATCGGGATGCCGCCGTGCCTTTTTGAAGGTCCAGTAGAATTTCGTAGCGAGCACGAAATGCTCCCGATTCCCAGAATCCTGGAAATAGCCGCCCAGCATCTCCTCCGCGTAGCCATCGCCGTATGCGCCCGCCGTATCGACGAAATTCACGCCCAGTTCTACGGCCTTGTCCAGCGCCTTGCGCCACGGTCCAATGGCAACCTCGCCCCAGAATCGCGGCGAGAGCTGCCAGCAGCCAAAACATATCCGCGAAACGGTCAGACCCGATTTTCCCAGTTGTGCATACTGCATAGCTGTATCTTCATCCTTGTTCCGTGTCTGGCGCGCCGCGCACTGCCGGAGTCTACAGCCGGCTCGCCGTCCGCGCGGGTATCCCCGCTCCATAGCCGGAGTATGGGACATGCCCGGGGCAAGGTCAAGCCGGTCCGCTGGCGCGGCGTGGAATCCGCCGCGTATGATAACGGCATGGCACGATTAGGGCCGCAACAAGGGGAAGACGCCCATGCACTTGCAGTGTGTTCTTATTGTCCTGACCACAGTCGCGCAGGCGCCGACCCCGGCCGTCAGCAGCCAGGAAGACGCGCAGGCTGCTTATGAACGGAAGTTCCTCGACCGGTTCCCGGCCGTGGACCCGCCGCTGCCGCTCGAGGAATACGCTTCGGCGGCCCGCTATGACGCGCTGTATCTGGGACGCGACCTGGACGATGCGCTCAGCACGGTCGATAATGACCAAGGCGGCCTGGCGTGGGGCCTCTCGTACCGTATGATCTCGCTCAATGGCATGTATCGCGCCACCCGTGACGTGAAGTACCTCGAAGCCAACCTGCGCTGCATCCGCGCCGTGATCGCCGCAACGGACGACAAGCGCGGCAAGCCGTTGTGGACGGGCCGGGTCGTGCCCGCTTGGGGTTGCGACAAGTATGCGGAACGGGGACGCGCCGTGTTCGCCGTGCATACGGGCATCATCGCGGCCCCCATCTTCGATTTTCTGTCGCTCGTCAAGGAACAAGTCCCCCTGCGCGAATCGCTGGGGCCGGAGACCGATGCAATCCGAGACGCCGCACGCCTCGCCCTCGCGGTGCACGACCGGCAATGGCGCGACGGACCCGGCGCGGAGGAGGGCCATTACATCGGTATGGAGCAGGAAGACGTGCTGGAGAACAAACCGCTTCCCGGCAACCGGGTCAGCGCCATGGGCTGGGCCTTGTGGCTGTCGTCAAAGCTCGACGGCGAACCCGTGCACCGCGCCCGGGCGCTCGCACTGGGCCATTACATCAAGAATCGATTCACCCCCGCGCCCGACGGCGCCTATTACTGGCCATACTGGCTTCCCGAGCTGCCCGTCACGGAACCGGCCCCGCGTTCGTCCGTACCAGGCGAGGATACGTCCCACGCGGGGTTGACCATCGCGCTCCCGCTCGCCCTAGGGCTTGATGGGCAGGTATTCACCGCCGAAGACATGACGCGCCTCGCAAACACCGTATTGCTCGGGTTCGCACACCGCAACGACGGAATCCTGTACGGCAGGATCACGGGCACCCCGGAACTTGGCCCGGACTACGTCGCGCTGCCGTCCCGCTGGCTGCCCTTGGCCCGTTTTGAACCCGCAGTCCGTTCGCGCATCCTCGATTTCTATCTGAAATACCAGGGAAAACCGGGCCCCCTGGATATTGCGGACCTCCTCCTCTGGGGATTGCCCGGGGACAGCCCCGTTCCGCAAGACAACCCCTGAAATCAGCGTGGAGAACTCGGGCGGGCTGCCACGCCCGCGCTTTGCCATGGCGTTGCGCGCGTTCTTGTGCTATAGTCGCTTCTCTCATGAAAAACCTCCATCAAATACGGGAAATCAGCACGCTTTCGTTCAACGAGCGCGTGCTGCAGGAGGCAGAGGACGCGCGCAACCCGCTGATGGAGCGGCTCCGCTTTCTGGGCATTTTCTCCTCGAACATGGACGAATTCTTCAAGGTTCGCGTCGCCAGCATTCACCGTCGCATCGAACTCGGCAAGAAAGGCATGGCCGAGGTTATCGAAGTCGTCAGCAGGAAGGCGCAAGAACTGGAGGAGCGGTTCCAGGCGGCCTATGCGGACATTACGGATGCGCTTTCGCGCGAAGGGGTTCGCATTCTGACCGAGGAAGACGTGGATGACCAGCCGCCGGAACTCGGCGCCTGGCTGCGCGAATACTTCAGCGATGAAGTGCTGCCGCACCTGGTCCCGATCATTCTTCGCAAGGGGATGCCCTTCCCCCAACTCACCGACGGCGCGTTGTATTTCGGCGTGAAGATGTGGGGGGAACATGTGCGCTACGCGATACTGGAAATCCCGCCGCAACTGGCGCGTTTTGTTCAATTGCCCAACGGCGACATCATGTACATCGACGATGTCATCCGCTACATGCTCCATGAGGTCTTCTATATCTTTCAGTACAGCCAGGTCGGCGCCTATGAATTCAAGATATCCCGCGACGCGGAACTGGACATCGACAATGACTTTTCGGAAGGCTACGTGCGCAAGATGGAGCGCGTGCTGCGCCAGCGCAAAGGCGGGCGGCCGGTGCGATTCGTGTACGACGCGTCGATCCCCAGCGGTCTCCGCGACATCCTCCTGCGCGAATTGAAGGCAGGCAAGGACGACACGCTGATAGCGGGCGGCCGTTACCACAACATGCGCGACCTCATGCGGTTCCCGAACCACCGCGCGGACCTGTCGTTCGAGGCGCAGGAGCCGGCCAAGCACCCGATTCTGTCCGACAACCGCACCCCCATGTTGGACATCATCGAACGGCAGGACCTCCTCGTGACCTATCCCTTTCAATCGTTCGACCACGTGGTGCGGCTCTTGCGCGAAGCCGCCATTGACCCCAACGTCACGGCTATCAAGATGACGCTCTACCGCGTGGCGCGCACCTCGCAGGTGGTGAATGCCCTGGTAAACGCGGCGCGCAACGGCAAGCAGGTTACCGTCTCGATCGAGCTTCTCGCCCGTTTCGACGAGGAAAACAACATCCGTATTTCCGAGCGCCTGCTCGAAGTGG
Above is a genomic segment from Candidatus Hydrogenedentota bacterium containing:
- a CDS encoding MATE family efflux transporter encodes the protein MTSSSDTLDDRTSGAAFGRDLTTGSVARNLLFFSVPMLLGNAIHTAYSIINTAWVGNGLGAESMAAITVSFPIVFVLIAVAGGLTLATNILVSQAFGAKNLSRVRTIAQNSFLLTAMVSVVCLVVGRLTAALLVRATNTPADVVPIAVSYLRLFLFITPFMFGIFHLSSVLRGVGDSKTPLYFQAASLLLTGILDPILMFGWLGAPRLGLNGTAVATIIATTLAFVTLSAYLRRIGHIAAPAWGRWKLDAALSRLTLKIGLPSMLQQSFVAVGILLIVGLVNGFGAHCAAAYGVGMRIDQLAFMPAMAMGMAASTLAGQNIGALRFNRVGAVLRWAILIAFLLTLPGSIATLAIPRHLMGLFTPDADVVETGAHYLRIAGVSYLFVAVMFSTNGVINGSGHTIPTTIFTLVVFYAVRIPLAVLLSRRLGHVEGIWYAILASYTIGVTMGLIYYRSGLWKKPVHTRPRHAPPETPAAPAGEEGA
- a CDS encoding RNA 2'-phosphotransferase — encoded protein: MSQDLVRISKFLSHVLRHKPERIGIALDEAGWTSVDDLLEKANQQGVPLTRERLCAVVRDNDKQRFALSEDGARIRANQGHSVQVDLGLTPRTPPELLYHGTATRFLNAIREQGLLPRRRHHVHLSLDAVTARKVGSRYGKPVVLAVNAGAMHAAGHDFFCSENGIWLTARVAPEYIAFPEG
- a CDS encoding aldo/keto reductase, with protein sequence MQYAQLGKSGLTVSRICFGCWQLSPRFWGEVAIGPWRKALDKAVELGVNFVDTAGAYGDGYAEEMLGGYFQDSGNREHFVLATKFYWTFKKARRHPDTSYAFIIQECEDALRRLKTDYIDLFQVHAWDPLTRPDEVAAALGRLQQEGKVRLFGVSNLNVEQMALYLRYVDVASLQPLYNMIDREAESRELPFCLRERIGVITYSSLHRGLLTGKYTRDTQFDDDRRNLALYQGRSFHCMIDALDALRPLAEKHNLTVAQFSIRWLLTHPAVTSAIVGIKTPEHIASIVPAADGALPAEDWHEAARVIAEAKREALRLS
- the ppk1 gene encoding polyphosphate kinase 1; this encodes MKNLHQIREISTLSFNERVLQEAEDARNPLMERLRFLGIFSSNMDEFFKVRVASIHRRIELGKKGMAEVIEVVSRKAQELEERFQAAYADITDALSREGVRILTEEDVDDQPPELGAWLREYFSDEVLPHLVPIILRKGMPFPQLTDGALYFGVKMWGEHVRYAILEIPPQLARFVQLPNGDIMYIDDVIRYMLHEVFYIFQYSQVGAYEFKISRDAELDIDNDFSEGYVRKMERVLRQRKGGRPVRFVYDASIPSGLRDILLRELKAGKDDTLIAGGRYHNMRDLMRFPNHRADLSFEAQEPAKHPILSDNRTPMLDIIERQDLLVTYPFQSFDHVVRLLREAAIDPNVTAIKMTLYRVARTSQVVNALVNAARNGKQVTVSIELLARFDEENNIRISERLLEVGATVLYGVPPMKVHSKLMLIARNGTLYAGLSTGNFNETTGHLYVDSCLFTADKRVTGEVAQVFGFLEQASKMRTIAAPKFKHLLVSPFNTRKLFKKYVAREKAKGSDGYIFVKANHLTDDKVINLLMDAADAGVRMDLVIRTTYAMLPHPNIHAVSILDRYLEHQRVYIFGKGADRAVFMSSADLMERNLDWRVEVAFPVYDKKLKREVSGAMAIQIADCFKARILDEVQSNHYKSNGPDGIRAQYATYQYYHNLY